The following are encoded together in the Bacillus sp. V2I10 genome:
- a CDS encoding TatD family hydrolase produces the protein MLFDTHAHLNAIQYKDDLEEVIDRALEEGVTHTVVVGFDTETITRAIELAEKYDFIYAAVGWHPVDAIDMKDEDLKWIKELASHPKVVAIGEMGLDYYWDKSPKEIQKEVFRKQIALAKEVKLPIIIHNRDATSDVVEILQEENASEVGGIMHCFTGSLEVAKQCMDMNFYISFGGPVTFKNAKKPKEVAAQIPMDRLLIETDCPYLTPHPFRGKRNEPSYVKYVAEQIAELREMEYAEFVRQTSDNAKRLFGISR, from the coding sequence ATGTTATTTGATACACATGCTCATTTAAATGCGATTCAATACAAGGATGACTTAGAAGAAGTGATTGATAGAGCACTTGAAGAAGGGGTAACCCATACGGTTGTAGTCGGCTTTGATACGGAGACCATTACACGTGCCATCGAGCTTGCGGAGAAGTATGATTTTATTTATGCAGCTGTTGGCTGGCATCCAGTAGATGCAATTGATATGAAAGATGAAGACCTCAAGTGGATAAAAGAACTGGCATCACACCCTAAAGTTGTAGCGATTGGTGAGATGGGGCTTGATTATTATTGGGATAAATCTCCGAAGGAAATTCAAAAGGAAGTATTCCGCAAGCAAATCGCCCTTGCAAAAGAAGTGAAGCTTCCGATAATTATTCATAATCGCGATGCAACATCGGATGTTGTTGAAATTCTTCAGGAAGAAAATGCGAGTGAAGTAGGCGGCATTATGCATTGTTTTACAGGAAGCCTTGAAGTGGCGAAACAATGTATGGATATGAATTTTTATATTTCATTTGGCGGGCCGGTTACATTTAAAAATGCTAAAAAACCGAAGGAAGTTGCTGCGCAGATTCCAATGGATCGTCTTTTGATTGAAACAGATTGTCCATACTTAACACCTCATCCGTTTAGAGGAAAACGAAATGAACCGAGCTATGTGAAATATGTAGCAGAGCAAATTGCTGAACTTAGAGAAATGGAATATGCGGAATTTGTTAGACAAACTTCCGACAATGCAAAAAGATTATTCGGCATTTCTCGCTAA
- the metG gene encoding methionine--tRNA ligase codes for MEGHKKSFYITTPIYYPSGKLHIGHAYTTVAGDAMARYKRMRGFDVMYLTGTDEHGQKIQRKAEEIGVTPQKYVDDIVSGIKDLWSKLDISYDDFIRTTEDRHKEIVEKVFAKLLEQGDIYLDQYEGWYCTPCESFFTERQLENGNCPDCGRPVEKVKEESYFFKMSKYADRLLQYYSENPEFIQPESRKNEMINNFIKPGLEDLAVSRTTFDWGVKVPGDPKHVIYVWIDALSNYITALGYGSENDEKYKKFWPADVHLVGKEIVRFHTIYWPIMLMALDLPLPKKVFAHGWLLMKDGKMSKSKGNVVDPVTLIDRYGLDALRYYLLREVPFGSDGVFTPEGFIERLNFDLANDLGNLLNRTIAMIQKYFDGEIPAYSGPKTDFDGELTAFSKDTLVKYEEAMEKMEFSIALNALWQFISRTNKYIDETQPWNLAKDEENREKLGSVMYHLAESLRISGILLKPFLTKTPDKIFEQLGIQEPALKEWASLSEFGQLPQVKVSKGVPIFPRLEVEEEVQYIKEQMQGAAPAAEEEKKEQKEDASGEITFDEFMKVEMRVAEVIRAEPVKKADRLLKLQLDLGSEKRQVVSGIAKSYQPEQLVGKKVICITNLKPVKLRGELSQGMILAGEEEGNLSLATVDSSLPNGTIIK; via the coding sequence CACAAAAAGTCATTTTATATTACAACACCTATTTACTATCCAAGCGGAAAACTACATATTGGACATGCTTATACAACGGTTGCGGGTGATGCTATGGCCCGTTATAAACGCATGCGCGGTTTTGATGTTATGTATTTAACAGGCACAGATGAACATGGGCAGAAAATTCAGCGCAAGGCAGAAGAAATCGGAGTAACGCCTCAAAAATATGTTGATGACATTGTCAGCGGCATTAAAGATCTTTGGAGCAAACTTGATATCTCGTATGATGATTTTATTCGTACAACAGAAGACCGTCATAAAGAAATTGTTGAAAAGGTATTTGCGAAGCTGCTTGAGCAAGGTGATATTTATCTAGATCAATACGAAGGATGGTATTGTACACCTTGTGAATCATTCTTTACAGAAAGACAGCTTGAAAACGGAAACTGTCCTGATTGCGGTCGTCCTGTAGAAAAAGTAAAAGAAGAATCCTACTTCTTCAAGATGAGCAAGTATGCAGATCGTCTTCTGCAGTATTACTCAGAGAATCCGGAATTTATTCAGCCGGAATCACGCAAAAACGAAATGATTAACAACTTCATTAAACCAGGTCTTGAGGACTTGGCAGTATCTCGGACGACTTTTGATTGGGGAGTGAAAGTTCCGGGAGATCCAAAGCATGTCATATATGTATGGATTGACGCGCTGTCCAATTATATTACAGCACTTGGATATGGCTCGGAGAACGATGAAAAGTACAAAAAATTCTGGCCTGCAGATGTTCATCTAGTAGGAAAAGAAATTGTTCGTTTCCATACAATCTATTGGCCGATTATGCTGATGGCGCTTGATTTGCCGCTGCCGAAAAAAGTGTTTGCACATGGCTGGCTATTGATGAAGGACGGAAAAATGTCCAAATCAAAAGGAAATGTTGTAGATCCGGTTACGTTAATTGACCGCTACGGCCTTGATGCTCTTCGATATTATCTATTAAGAGAGGTACCGTTCGGTTCAGACGGCGTCTTTACTCCAGAAGGATTTATCGAAAGACTGAATTTTGATCTTGCAAATGACCTTGGAAACCTGCTGAATCGTACAATTGCCATGATTCAAAAATATTTCGACGGCGAAATCCCTGCGTACAGCGGACCTAAGACAGACTTTGACGGGGAATTAACAGCTTTCAGCAAAGATACCCTTGTAAAATACGAAGAAGCTATGGAGAAAATGGAGTTTTCCATTGCATTGAATGCACTATGGCAATTCATCAGCAGAACGAATAAATACATTGATGAAACACAGCCTTGGAATCTTGCAAAGGATGAGGAAAACCGTGAAAAGCTTGGTTCAGTTATGTATCATCTTGCTGAGTCCCTTCGTATTTCAGGGATCCTGCTGAAGCCGTTCCTTACGAAAACACCTGACAAGATATTTGAACAGCTTGGCATCCAGGAGCCCGCGCTAAAAGAGTGGGCCAGCTTATCAGAATTTGGTCAGCTGCCTCAAGTCAAAGTCTCTAAAGGGGTTCCGATTTTCCCTCGTTTAGAAGTGGAGGAAGAGGTTCAGTATATTAAAGAGCAAATGCAGGGAGCGGCTCCTGCTGCTGAGGAAGAAAAGAAAGAGCAAAAAGAGGATGCATCAGGCGAAATTACGTTTGATGAATTTATGAAAGTTGAAATGCGTGTTGCAGAAGTCATTCGTGCAGAACCGGTGAAAAAAGCGGATCGTTTATTAAAACTGCAGCTTGATCTAGGTTCTGAAAAAAGACAGGTTGTATCAGGAATTGCAAAGAGCTATCAGCCTGAACAGCTTGTCGGAAAGAAAGTCATTTGCATCACGAATCTTAAACCTGTAAAACTGCGCGGTGAACTTTCACAAGGCATGATCCTGGCTGGCGAAGAAGAAGGCAATTTGTCGCTTGCTACTGTCGATTCCAGTCTTCCAAACGGTACGATTATTAAATAA